A single window of Streptomyces griseoviridis DNA harbors:
- a CDS encoding Clp protease N-terminal domain-containing protein: MEQRTRTAAGGTTGGDGTTVEFETDVVQLLVAATRSASRQDAPVVGSEHLLSALVMGDSDAGAALAPGMRKAGALSGLIAGRGGEGWVSADDDEGQPPVPDDDEIGYVWRETRWRFALSHPKEAGKLPAAMSGALRRCLRLALDTARAEGTVSVRCRQVAQALLDLPESRAREALLLRRTDLAAAATALAATAAEDPAEAPSVALLRRAGTLGRSGNALSRALTSWLSGSQPYGSPVVFAVSIEARRQAVRCGRPAAEPIDLLLGALALERALDVAGLALPDSLADVNSAAGLLRRHGVRQDSLTRSSITSPAAHGTGDEMRFSDAAERAKSVAQLRAAEGGSATVGTVHLLAAVLEGDSGEVARLLEAEGVDVEALRAELSATPAKR; the protein is encoded by the coding sequence ATGGAGCAGCGGACGAGGACGGCAGCCGGCGGCACCACGGGCGGCGACGGGACGACCGTCGAGTTCGAGACGGACGTCGTGCAGCTGCTGGTGGCGGCCACCCGGAGCGCCAGCAGGCAGGACGCCCCGGTGGTGGGCAGCGAACACCTGCTGTCCGCCCTCGTCATGGGCGACTCGGACGCCGGTGCGGCGCTCGCGCCCGGGATGCGGAAGGCCGGGGCGCTCAGCGGTCTCATCGCCGGGCGGGGCGGCGAGGGCTGGGTGAGCGCCGACGACGACGAGGGGCAGCCGCCCGTCCCCGACGACGACGAGATCGGGTACGTCTGGCGCGAGACCCGGTGGCGGTTCGCCCTCTCCCACCCGAAGGAGGCCGGGAAGCTCCCGGCCGCGATGTCCGGTGCGCTGCGCCGGTGTCTGCGGCTGGCCCTCGACACGGCCCGCGCCGAGGGCACCGTCTCCGTGCGGTGCCGGCAGGTGGCACAGGCCCTGCTCGACCTCCCGGAGAGCAGGGCGCGGGAGGCTCTCCTACTGCGCCGCACCGACCTGGCCGCGGCGGCCACCGCGCTCGCCGCGACCGCCGCCGAGGACCCGGCCGAGGCCCCCTCCGTCGCCCTGCTGCGCCGCGCCGGGACGCTCGGCAGGAGCGGCAACGCCCTCTCCAGGGCGCTGACATCGTGGCTCTCCGGTTCCCAGCCGTACGGCTCACCCGTCGTGTTCGCCGTGTCCATCGAGGCCAGGCGGCAGGCGGTGCGGTGCGGGCGTCCGGCGGCCGAGCCCATCGATCTGCTGCTGGGGGCGCTGGCGCTGGAGCGGGCGCTCGACGTCGCGGGCCTGGCGCTTCCCGACAGCCTCGCGGACGTCAACTCGGCCGCCGGGCTGCTGCGTCGGCACGGAGTGCGGCAGGACTCCCTCACCCGCTCGTCGATCACCTCCCCCGCGGCCCACGGCACCGGCGACGAGATGAGGTTCTCCGACGCCGCTGAGCGGGCCAAGTCGGTCGCCCAACTCCGGGCCGCCGAAGGGGGATCGGCCACGGTCGGTACCGTCCATCTGCTGGCCGCCGTGCTGGAGGGCGACTCCGGGGAGGTCGCGCGGCTGCTCGAAGCCGAGGGCGTCGATGTCGAGGCGCTGCGGGCCGAGTTGAGCGCCACTCCGGCCAAGCGCTAG
- a CDS encoding DUF4232 domain-containing protein gives MSSTRTSRTRLLAAAATVVVAGLSLTACGGGTGVHDEGAAKVSSGSELAAAGISARPTSDAGSESEPGAKTEPDAKTGAGSSAVETASLTGRPAAKAPAKGTATKAKAPAAAKSVTCEGSTTKTVAAPLSRPLNHLLLTVTNTGSKNCDLYYYPAVQFGQSQSVPPAIEDSMPQAVVTLAPGESGYAAVILSAADGSGKHGYTSKSLDVYFMGRDNAGSVGKGAHPALPAKGVYVDDSVKVTYWQQKMEDAINW, from the coding sequence ATGTCCAGCACCCGCACCTCCCGTACCCGTCTTCTCGCCGCCGCCGCTACCGTCGTCGTCGCGGGGCTCTCACTGACCGCCTGCGGTGGCGGAACGGGCGTCCACGACGAGGGCGCGGCGAAGGTCTCCTCCGGCAGCGAACTGGCCGCGGCCGGCATCTCCGCGAGGCCCACCTCCGACGCCGGATCGGAGTCGGAGCCGGGTGCGAAGACGGAGCCGGACGCGAAGACGGGCGCCGGGTCCTCGGCCGTCGAGACCGCCTCCCTCACCGGGCGGCCCGCCGCCAAGGCCCCCGCGAAGGGGACGGCGACGAAGGCGAAGGCGCCCGCCGCCGCCAAGTCGGTCACCTGCGAGGGCTCCACCACCAAGACGGTCGCCGCGCCGCTCTCCCGGCCCCTGAACCACCTGCTGCTCACGGTCACCAACACCGGCAGCAAGAACTGCGACCTCTACTACTACCCGGCGGTCCAGTTCGGGCAGTCGCAGTCGGTGCCGCCGGCCATCGAGGACTCGATGCCGCAGGCCGTCGTCACCCTCGCGCCGGGCGAGTCCGGCTACGCCGCGGTGATCCTGTCCGCCGCCGACGGCAGCGGCAAGCACGGCTACACCTCGAAGTCCCTCGACGTCTACTTCATGGGCCGCGACAACGCCGGGAGCGTGGGCAAGGGCGCCCACCCGGCGCTGCCCGCCAAGGGGGTCTACGTCGACGACTCGGTCAAGGTGACCTACTGGCAGCAGAAGATGGAGGACGCCATCAACTGGTGA
- a CDS encoding FG-GAP-like repeat-containing protein codes for MGRRAHVRGATAAAVSLTLAVGLGPLTAGDAYAEPVAGEVTVPATTSAVPRTGLLSAGPSGFLRYEAGRGQVWTTYAGAETVVDASGTDAYGVTSAGAGSDVVARHDRAAGTVTLRNMASGQVSTVTLPAGQTYFSTLGSTVVTTAGTPGTDSTWHLLDVGADGSVTDRAVTGVPAGARLWAAAGLGDARGQVVRYRAGDDEVTGWLDVERGRFTALPYALLPWYDLVALSPTHLVWCYDGVLHVASRADPAAAPRTVPIGDVTQVLGLVGDTVVVSRNDPALGPYSSDRAVSRLEAVPLDGSAPRTLLARTARQAVATPDGGLLVAGGTDTDHWGVSLIEAGAAGAGGKVTVRRIVAADQPRGVHPVSRLLLSQGRLTTVEEDPVGGSTYLHTRETGATGSSTVGARTTRGQLAPELLGAGGPRLVDTGDGRTVVSGYGTGLAQQPRVLAAGQSLPGTRIDASRVYRSVAAARGRFAALTRPEDSTGKAETRVVDLDSGRTVLTTTERVRAIWGTTLWVMSGNDGVVPVDLLTGQRGESVWFGRGCLLNDFQAVGRWLLWNCVLGSEGMGVHDTVTGRHVTIAGSDWEQARLGDGFVATVDAGRLKVIDVRGGTPVAHTAGAFEWGEWDVDPYTGVIAQRRSDHSVRLTPSEVPVSALAQQDATVAAAADVKGGAAPWSPKWWLNKPAASWKLVLGDRAGATVRTLTGGQARGAVAAAWNGKDGAGRLVPDGAYTWKLTATPADGRGAALTRSGTVKVTGAAAGRRDFVGSDGFGELVTLNGSGGLTYQYGAGKGTFTGKRTGSKWPTTVKAVPFGDLNGDRCNDMLVRFTSGALRAYRPACGAAVTPSTPYTSLGTGWNQYDVLTSPGDVTGDGRADLIARRASTGDVYLFKATSTGKLSARVKIASKWTGYKKIVGAGDLNGDGHGDLLVQDRSNTLWRYDGTGKGTFKSRVKVFSGWGSSYNVVVGVGDITGDGRPDLVSRDTSGTLWRNNGNGKGSFGGRTKIATGWQGYKGLF; via the coding sequence ATGGGCAGACGCGCCCACGTACGAGGCGCCACCGCCGCCGCCGTCTCCCTCACGCTCGCCGTCGGGCTCGGCCCGCTCACCGCGGGCGACGCGTACGCCGAGCCGGTCGCCGGCGAGGTGACCGTACCGGCCACCACGTCCGCGGTCCCGCGCACGGGCCTGCTGAGCGCGGGGCCCTCGGGGTTCCTCCGCTACGAGGCGGGGCGCGGCCAGGTGTGGACCACGTACGCGGGCGCCGAGACCGTCGTCGACGCGTCGGGCACGGACGCGTACGGCGTCACGAGCGCGGGCGCGGGCTCGGACGTCGTCGCCCGCCACGACCGCGCGGCCGGCACCGTGACGCTGCGGAACATGGCGTCGGGGCAGGTCAGCACGGTCACGCTGCCGGCAGGGCAGACGTACTTCAGCACGCTCGGCTCGACGGTCGTCACGACGGCCGGGACCCCGGGCACCGACTCGACGTGGCATCTGCTCGACGTCGGGGCCGACGGCTCCGTCACCGACCGCGCGGTGACCGGCGTCCCCGCCGGCGCCCGGCTGTGGGCCGCCGCCGGGCTGGGTGACGCGCGCGGCCAGGTCGTGCGGTACCGGGCGGGCGACGACGAGGTCACCGGGTGGCTCGACGTCGAGCGGGGGCGCTTCACCGCGCTGCCGTACGCGCTGCTGCCGTGGTACGACCTGGTCGCGCTGAGCCCCACCCACCTGGTGTGGTGCTACGACGGCGTCCTGCACGTCGCCTCCCGCGCGGACCCGGCCGCCGCGCCGCGGACCGTGCCGATCGGCGACGTCACGCAGGTGCTCGGCCTGGTCGGTGACACCGTCGTCGTCTCCCGCAACGACCCGGCCCTCGGCCCGTACAGCAGCGACCGCGCGGTCTCCCGGCTCGAAGCCGTCCCGCTCGACGGCTCCGCGCCGCGGACGCTGCTGGCCAGGACGGCGCGGCAGGCCGTGGCGACCCCGGACGGCGGGCTGCTGGTGGCCGGTGGCACCGACACCGACCACTGGGGCGTCTCGCTGATCGAAGCGGGCGCGGCGGGCGCGGGCGGCAAGGTCACCGTGCGCCGGATCGTGGCCGCCGACCAGCCGCGCGGTGTCCACCCGGTCTCCCGACTCCTCTTGTCCCAGGGGCGGTTGACGACCGTGGAGGAGGACCCGGTGGGCGGCTCGACGTATCTGCACACCCGCGAGACCGGTGCGACCGGCTCTTCGACGGTGGGCGCGCGCACCACCCGGGGGCAGCTCGCGCCGGAGCTTCTGGGCGCGGGCGGCCCGCGGCTCGTGGACACCGGCGACGGCCGGACGGTCGTCTCCGGCTACGGCACCGGGCTCGCGCAGCAGCCCCGGGTCCTGGCCGCGGGCCAGTCGCTGCCCGGCACCCGGATCGACGCCTCCCGCGTCTACCGGTCCGTCGCCGCGGCGCGGGGCCGGTTCGCCGCGCTGACCAGGCCGGAGGACAGCACCGGGAAGGCGGAGACCCGGGTCGTCGATCTCGACTCCGGGCGGACGGTGCTGACGACGACGGAGCGGGTGCGGGCGATCTGGGGCACCACCCTGTGGGTGATGTCGGGCAACGACGGCGTCGTCCCGGTGGACCTGCTGACCGGGCAGCGCGGCGAGTCGGTGTGGTTCGGGCGCGGCTGTCTGCTCAACGACTTCCAGGCGGTGGGCCGTTGGCTGCTGTGGAACTGCGTCCTCGGCTCCGAGGGGATGGGCGTCCATGACACCGTGACCGGGCGGCACGTGACCATCGCCGGGTCCGACTGGGAGCAGGCGCGGCTCGGCGACGGGTTCGTCGCGACGGTCGACGCGGGACGGCTCAAGGTGATCGACGTGCGCGGCGGGACGCCGGTGGCGCACACCGCCGGGGCGTTCGAGTGGGGCGAGTGGGACGTCGATCCGTACACCGGCGTGATCGCCCAGCGCCGCTCCGACCACTCCGTCCGGCTGACCCCGAGCGAGGTGCCCGTCTCCGCGCTCGCCCAGCAGGACGCGACCGTCGCCGCCGCCGCGGACGTCAAGGGCGGTGCCGCGCCGTGGAGTCCGAAGTGGTGGCTGAACAAGCCGGCGGCCTCCTGGAAGCTCGTGCTCGGCGACCGGGCGGGCGCGACCGTGCGCACCCTCACCGGCGGCCAGGCGCGGGGCGCGGTGGCCGCCGCCTGGAACGGCAAGGACGGCGCGGGACGGCTGGTGCCCGACGGCGCGTACACCTGGAAGCTGACCGCCACCCCGGCGGACGGGCGGGGCGCGGCCCTGACCAGGTCGGGCACGGTCAAGGTGACCGGAGCCGCGGCGGGCCGCCGCGACTTCGTCGGGTCCGACGGCTTCGGCGAGCTGGTGACCCTGAACGGCTCGGGCGGCCTGACGTACCAGTACGGCGCGGGGAAAGGCACGTTCACCGGGAAGCGGACCGGCTCGAAGTGGCCGACGACGGTGAAGGCGGTGCCCTTCGGCGACCTGAACGGCGACCGCTGCAACGACATGCTGGTGCGGTTCACGAGCGGCGCGCTGCGCGCCTACCGGCCCGCGTGCGGGGCGGCGGTGACACCGTCGACGCCGTACACCTCGCTCGGCACCGGCTGGAACCAGTACGACGTGCTGACCTCGCCCGGCGACGTCACGGGTGACGGCCGCGCCGACCTGATCGCCCGCCGGGCGTCGACCGGCGACGTCTACCTCTTCAAGGCGACGAGCACCGGCAAGCTCTCCGCCCGGGTGAAGATCGCGTCCAAGTGGACGGGCTACAAGAAGATCGTGGGCGCGGGTGACCTCAACGGCGACGGCCACGGCGACCTGCTGGTACAGGACAGGTCGAACACGCTGTGGCGCTACGACGGCACCGGGAAGGGCACGTTCAAGAGCCGCGTGAAGGTCTTCTCCGGCTGGGGCTCGTCGTACAACGTGGTCGTGGGCGTCGGCGACATCACCGGCGACGGCAGGCCCGACCTCGTCTCCCGCGACACCTCGGGCACCCTGTGGCGCAACAACGGCAACGGGAAGGGCTCCTTCGGCGGCCGCACGAAGATCGCCACGGGGTGGCAGGGGTACAAGGGACTGTTCTGA
- a CDS encoding polysaccharide deacetylase family protein yields MARHGNGRGWYGKVVGAALGVTLLATGASMWTAQADAVHRAPKANAAASRGGDVKPVAETIAHASDQGARGVNITIDDGPDPTWTPQVLDLLRESGVKATFCMTGTQARTYPDLVKKVVAAGHRLCDHSVSHDTGMDKKSEAYQSREILDAERMIIEASGGVRPMYYRAPGGAFTPYSRKLAASHGMRPLGWNVDTKDFERPGTDAIVATAERELSGGPTLLFHDAGGDRSQTVEALRRLLPWLKGQGYSFGFPVR; encoded by the coding sequence ATGGCACGGCACGGCAACGGACGTGGCTGGTACGGCAAGGTCGTCGGGGCGGCGCTCGGGGTGACCCTGCTCGCCACCGGCGCCTCGATGTGGACCGCGCAGGCCGACGCCGTGCACCGCGCGCCGAAGGCGAACGCGGCGGCCTCGCGCGGCGGCGACGTCAAGCCGGTCGCGGAGACCATCGCGCACGCCTCCGACCAGGGGGCGCGGGGCGTCAACATCACCATCGACGACGGCCCCGACCCCACCTGGACGCCCCAAGTGCTCGACCTGCTGCGGGAGTCCGGGGTGAAGGCCACGTTCTGCATGACGGGCACGCAGGCGCGGACCTACCCGGACCTGGTGAAGAAGGTCGTCGCGGCCGGGCACCGGCTGTGCGACCACTCGGTGTCGCACGACACCGGCATGGACAAGAAGTCCGAGGCGTACCAGTCGCGGGAGATCCTCGACGCCGAACGCATGATCATCGAGGCGTCCGGTGGCGTCCGGCCGATGTACTACCGGGCGCCCGGCGGCGCGTTCACCCCCTACAGCCGGAAGCTGGCCGCCTCCCACGGCATGCGTCCGCTGGGCTGGAACGTGGACACCAAGGACTTCGAGCGGCCGGGCACGGACGCCATCGTCGCCACCGCCGAGCGGGAGCTGTCGGGCGGTCCGACGCTCCTCTTCCACGACGCGGGCGGCGACCGCTCGCAGACCGTCGAGGCGCTGCGCCGGCTGCTGCCCTGGCTCAAGGGGCAGGGGTACTCCTTCGGCTTCCCGGTGCGCTGA
- a CDS encoding DUF7507 domain-containing protein — translation MTTPPTPPTAPLRVALANGSFEEPAVTGVEILPDSSQTQASKRVPGWLTTASDHLIELWHSGFNGVPSAEGLQFAELNAREVSTLYQDLPTTPGTKLYWRLYHRGRQGEDTMALDIGAPGAVVEQRSFTDGNTAWGYYTGVYTVPVDQTTTRFAFRSVSAAGGNRSIGNFLDGIFFGTAPSVVLGKIGVPEGPLEVGDVITYRITARNEGGGAAENLVLSDTVPDGTTYLPGSLHIVDGPNAGAKTDADGDDQAYFDAAARKVVFRLGAGASGTEGGSLPSTETLPAGTTVEYRVVIDRAAGGRRISNTATASYENRLGETPEPLTATSNEQVTVVRPAADLTVAKAADATGVTVGQTVTYRIAVHNAGPNAATGVTVADRLPAGLTFLSADGSPGRYDPATGQWTVGDLAVGATADLVLRAKATATGRVTNTATASANEKDPDPADNSDSTVVCVEPAPSCCDPCVPRTPRG, via the coding sequence ATGACCACACCTCCGACGCCTCCCACCGCTCCGCTCCGCGTCGCCCTGGCCAACGGCAGCTTCGAGGAACCCGCCGTGACCGGGGTGGAGATCCTGCCCGACTCCTCGCAGACGCAGGCGTCCAAGCGGGTCCCCGGCTGGCTCACCACCGCGTCCGACCACCTGATCGAGCTGTGGCACTCCGGGTTCAACGGGGTGCCGTCCGCCGAGGGCCTCCAGTTCGCCGAACTCAACGCGCGCGAGGTCTCCACGCTCTACCAGGATCTGCCGACCACCCCCGGCACGAAGCTGTACTGGCGGCTCTACCACCGCGGGCGCCAGGGCGAGGACACCATGGCGCTGGACATCGGGGCGCCGGGCGCCGTGGTGGAGCAGCGGAGCTTCACCGACGGCAACACCGCCTGGGGCTACTACACGGGCGTCTACACCGTCCCGGTGGACCAGACGACGACGCGGTTCGCCTTCCGTTCCGTCTCCGCGGCGGGCGGCAACCGCAGCATCGGCAACTTCCTCGACGGCATCTTCTTCGGCACCGCCCCCTCTGTGGTGCTCGGCAAGATCGGTGTCCCCGAGGGCCCGTTGGAGGTGGGTGACGTGATCACCTACCGGATCACCGCGCGCAACGAGGGCGGCGGCGCGGCCGAGAACCTCGTGCTGAGCGACACCGTCCCGGACGGCACCACGTATCTGCCCGGGTCGCTGCACATCGTCGACGGCCCGAACGCCGGGGCGAAGACCGACGCCGACGGCGACGACCAGGCGTACTTCGACGCCGCCGCGCGCAAGGTCGTCTTCCGGCTCGGCGCGGGCGCCTCCGGTACGGAGGGCGGCAGCCTGCCGAGCACCGAGACCCTGCCCGCGGGGACGACCGTCGAGTACCGGGTCGTCATCGACCGTGCCGCGGGCGGCCGGCGGATCAGCAACACCGCGACCGCGTCCTACGAGAACCGCCTCGGCGAGACCCCCGAACCGCTGACGGCCACCTCGAACGAGCAGGTCACCGTGGTCAGACCGGCCGCCGACCTGACGGTGGCGAAGGCGGCCGACGCGACCGGCGTCACCGTCGGGCAGACGGTGACCTACCGGATCGCCGTCCACAACGCGGGCCCGAACGCGGCGACCGGCGTCACGGTCGCCGACCGGCTCCCCGCCGGCCTCACGTTCCTGTCCGCCGACGGCTCCCCCGGGCGCTACGACCCCGCCACCGGGCAGTGGACGGTGGGCGACCTCGCCGTGGGCGCCACCGCCGACCTGGTGCTGCGGGCCAAGGCCACCGCGACCGGCCGGGTCACCAACACCGCGACGGCGAGCGCCAACGAGAAGGATCCCGACCCGGCCGACAACAGCGACTCGACCGTCGTCTGCGTCGAACCGGCGCCCTCCTGCTGCGACCCCTGCGTGCCGCGCACCCCGCGCGGATAG
- a CDS encoding lipase family protein: protein MPVPATVDHHVTAYSLPHAYWMARAAELAYQDEAVIDEQARSWGFDEVRHHRTSFTPPFPLTDTQGFTAASDHMIVTAFRGTQPAEIRDWLSDAGTPPWPGPARTGYVHYGFAEALDAIFPPVRDTLAELRTEGQSVWFTGHSLGGALAMLAGARMYLEEPRLQADGVFTYGQPRTCDRLLAAAYNKGFADRMHRFVNNNDIVPQLPPEPAYTHVDRLRYIDSAGRLRESMTLTGGLLDRGKGLTADPFAPASDGVRDHFVTNYVTALEKNLV, encoded by the coding sequence ATGCCCGTCCCCGCCACGGTCGATCACCACGTCACCGCCTACAGCCTCCCGCACGCCTACTGGATGGCCCGCGCCGCCGAACTGGCCTACCAGGACGAGGCCGTCATCGACGAGCAGGCCAGGTCCTGGGGGTTCGACGAGGTGCGGCACCACCGGACCTCGTTCACCCCGCCGTTCCCGCTGACCGACACACAGGGGTTCACCGCGGCCAGCGACCACATGATCGTCACCGCGTTCCGCGGTACCCAGCCGGCCGAGATCCGGGACTGGCTCTCCGACGCGGGTACGCCTCCCTGGCCGGGTCCCGCCCGCACGGGGTACGTCCACTACGGCTTCGCCGAGGCCCTGGACGCGATCTTCCCGCCCGTCCGTGACACCCTCGCGGAGCTGCGGACGGAGGGGCAGAGCGTGTGGTTCACCGGGCACAGCCTCGGTGGCGCGCTCGCGATGCTCGCGGGGGCCCGCATGTATCTGGAGGAGCCGCGGCTCCAGGCCGACGGCGTCTTCACCTACGGCCAGCCCCGCACCTGCGACCGGCTCCTGGCCGCCGCCTACAACAAGGGCTTCGCCGACCGCATGCACCGCTTCGTCAACAACAACGACATCGTCCCGCAGTTGCCGCCCGAGCCCGCGTACACGCACGTCGACAGGCTCAGGTACATCGACTCGGCCGGCCGGCTGCGCGAGTCCATGACGCTCACCGGCGGACTCCTCGACCGCGGCAAGGGCCTGACCGCCGACCCGTTCGCCCCGGCGAGCGACGGCGTACGCGACCACTTCGTCACGAACTACGTCACCGCGCTGGAGAAGAACCTCGTCTGA
- a CDS encoding serine/threonine-protein kinase, translating into MTPLSTGDPESIGGYTLLGRLGAGGMGVVYLGVSASGRQVAVKLVHGPYAQEEEFRTRFRQEIVAARRVSGAFTAPVVDADPDADRPWMATLYVPGLTLAEVVEKNGPLGLRELRALGLGLAEALRDIHRAGLVHRDLKPGNVLMTDDGPRVIDFGISRAADSQLLTTTGRMIGTPPFMSPEQLASPRDVTPASDVFSLGSLLVFAAVGTGPFDAESPYITGYQVVFGAPDLGGVPEPLLDVVQRCLDKVPTARPELTDLHRLLEALPESGDDGTPPARSAAPRLRPASRSAATTSGGAPGGVGATDPGTGSGSGTDALTGTGAGGGTRRRTRLLLTGLSGVLALTGLGVGVGVYVTSDRDVDTAAEAAVSRPTTRAVSLPAGWRPWQTKLRYDLKGVPLDYGRPGCVTDQDALFCGGTGFTVARVDAASGRVLWRVGTRPQGAPPIGVRDGTVYVYADPDDKTRRVVALDAATGRQKWRRDINGSADPVLYDGGLLTLSPDYSSFVVYGPSGKALWRAPSLDRVYCKPSVLGGAPYALCSEGSEPGKAPVDLMKIGPDSLTSTATLPKKAEALGAIGGQPLFLGPQTAEDVYQEGYERPYNALLRVDPESGKVRRTPLAYPLTGAATLVDDVVYFVRSDGTVTAVSAHSGRQLWQKVTDVESLSAPAVSVAQKRVYFSNRFGRLLALDTRTGAEVWRTSALDSPGDKTQSYAPHVLFVKDAIVATAGDTAFSRRPDGPG; encoded by the coding sequence ATGACGCCCCTGAGCACCGGGGATCCGGAGTCCATAGGCGGGTACACCCTCCTCGGGCGGCTCGGGGCCGGCGGCATGGGCGTCGTCTATCTCGGAGTCTCCGCCTCCGGACGGCAGGTCGCGGTCAAGCTCGTGCACGGCCCGTACGCGCAGGAAGAGGAGTTCCGGACGCGTTTCCGGCAGGAGATCGTGGCGGCCCGCAGAGTCAGCGGCGCCTTCACCGCTCCGGTCGTCGACGCCGATCCGGACGCCGACCGGCCCTGGATGGCGACCCTCTACGTGCCGGGGCTCACCCTCGCCGAAGTCGTCGAGAAGAACGGCCCGTTGGGGCTGCGGGAGCTGCGCGCGCTGGGGCTCGGGCTCGCCGAGGCGCTGCGCGACATCCACCGGGCCGGCCTGGTCCACCGGGACCTCAAGCCCGGCAACGTCCTGATGACGGACGACGGGCCGCGCGTCATCGACTTCGGCATATCGCGTGCCGCCGACAGTCAACTCCTCACCACCACAGGGCGGATGATCGGCACCCCGCCCTTCATGTCGCCGGAGCAGCTGGCCTCGCCGCGGGACGTCACCCCGGCCTCGGACGTGTTCTCGCTCGGGTCGCTGCTGGTGTTCGCGGCCGTCGGCACCGGCCCGTTCGACGCCGAGAGCCCCTACATCACCGGCTACCAGGTCGTCTTCGGCGCCCCCGACCTCGGCGGGGTGCCCGAGCCGCTCCTCGACGTCGTCCAGCGCTGCCTGGACAAAGTGCCCACCGCACGGCCCGAGTTGACCGACCTGCACCGCCTGCTGGAGGCGCTGCCCGAGTCGGGCGACGACGGGACCCCGCCGGCCCGGTCCGCCGCGCCCCGGCTCCGTCCCGCCTCCCGGAGCGCGGCCACCACCTCCGGGGGCGCCCCAGGCGGCGTCGGAGCGACCGACCCCGGCACCGGCAGCGGGTCCGGCACGGATGCCCTCACCGGAACAGGCGCCGGCGGCGGCACACGACGTCGCACCCGGTTGCTGCTCACCGGTCTCAGCGGGGTGCTGGCTCTCACCGGGCTGGGGGTCGGGGTGGGCGTCTACGTGACGTCCGACCGGGACGTCGACACCGCCGCCGAGGCCGCCGTCTCGCGCCCCACCACCCGCGCCGTCTCGCTGCCCGCCGGCTGGCGGCCGTGGCAGACGAAGCTGCGGTACGACCTGAAGGGTGTCCCCCTCGACTACGGCCGCCCCGGATGCGTCACCGACCAGGACGCGCTGTTCTGCGGCGGCACCGGCTTCACGGTCGCCCGGGTCGACGCGGCCTCCGGGCGGGTCCTGTGGCGGGTCGGCACCCGTCCGCAGGGGGCGCCTCCGATCGGCGTGCGCGACGGCACCGTCTACGTCTACGCGGACCCGGACGACAAGACCCGGCGGGTGGTGGCCCTCGACGCCGCCACCGGGAGGCAGAAGTGGCGACGCGACATCAACGGGTCCGCGGACCCGGTCCTCTACGACGGCGGGCTGCTGACCCTCTCCCCCGACTACTCGTCGTTCGTCGTCTACGGGCCCTCGGGCAAGGCGCTGTGGCGTGCGCCCTCCCTCGACCGCGTCTACTGCAAGCCCTCGGTGCTGGGCGGCGCCCCCTACGCGCTGTGCTCGGAGGGCAGCGAACCCGGCAAGGCCCCCGTCGACCTGATGAAGATCGGGCCCGACAGCCTGACCTCGACCGCCACCCTGCCCAAGAAGGCGGAGGCGCTCGGCGCGATCGGCGGGCAGCCCCTGTTCCTCGGCCCCCAGACCGCGGAGGACGTCTACCAGGAGGGGTACGAACGGCCGTACAACGCGCTGCTGCGGGTTGACCCGGAGTCCGGGAAGGTCCGACGGACGCCGCTCGCGTACCCGTTGACCGGCGCGGCCACCCTGGTGGACGACGTCGTCTACTTCGTCCGGTCCGACGGGACCGTCACGGCGGTGTCGGCGCACAGCGGCCGACAGCTCTGGCAGAAGGTGACGGACGTGGAGAGCCTCTCCGCGCCCGCGGTGTCGGTGGCGCAGAAACGGGTCTACTTCTCCAACCGCTTCGGCCGTCTGCTGGCACTGGACACCCGCACCGGCGCGGAGGTCTGGCGCACCTCCGCGCTGGACAGCCCGGGTGACAAGACGCAGAGCTACGCGCCGCACGTGCTGTTCGTCAAGGACGCGATCGTGGCGACGGCCGGCGACACGGCCTTCTCCCGGAGACCGGACGGACCCGGCTGA
- a CDS encoding CopG family transcriptional regulator, which translates to MSMKRTNVYADPEDLAIIKEAARRRGVSEAEIIRQGIHLAAMANRVWDEPLFSRTFEGPGRTPSRTDVRDAVVDAVRRETDPGTAA; encoded by the coding sequence ATGTCCATGAAGCGCACGAACGTCTACGCCGACCCCGAGGACCTGGCGATCATCAAGGAGGCCGCCAGACGGCGGGGCGTAAGCGAGGCCGAGATCATCCGCCAGGGGATCCACCTCGCGGCGATGGCGAACCGGGTCTGGGACGAGCCGTTGTTCTCGCGGACCTTCGAGGGACCGGGCCGTACGCCGTCCAGGACCGACGTCCGTGACGCGGTCGTCGACGCGGTCCGACGCGAGACGGACCCCGGAACCGCCGCGTGA